In Pedobacter sp. SL55, the following proteins share a genomic window:
- a CDS encoding T9SS type A sorting domain-containing protein, with protein sequence MMKNYFRKISVPLMFAMVLIANSALAQTTYEAEDGVLDVPPAVSDPVSVQNCTSCSGGKKVGNLDANKGSLTLTINAPTTGVYKLDLYHLVDNNDRFFDILIDNTISRRPNIRGVGNWNDVGITSFYINLTAGSHTVKFSNSYWYAPNLDRLVVTMVPNAIYLEAENAALGGGASVENGSLLSGGKGVEGNVHGLAGWVTFTFNVATAGQYALAAVYNGAGGGNDGDGDRYFKIIVNQPITTTAGKIDDTGTQFGIKKGSGGNDGVGIQTQNITLVAGENKITFYSDWYAPRLDKIVLYGANVLPVILTKFTAKATNTAAVLNWATASEKNSDYFAVMRSGDGVNFSKIGEVKAAGNSSELKEYQFKDAYPLNGTNYYRLYQYDNDATLDKSDIKTVSFNLDANQNHVRVINLDHDNVAIDIYIPTAKKGNVVIANINGQRIANANFVLDSGRARVSLPVKGGKGIYIAIVNTEEKTIREKFLKP encoded by the coding sequence TAGCGCAAACAACTTATGAAGCCGAAGATGGAGTGCTAGATGTTCCTCCTGCGGTTTCGGATCCGGTAAGTGTACAGAACTGCACATCGTGTTCTGGTGGCAAGAAGGTAGGTAACCTAGATGCCAATAAAGGTTCCTTAACACTTACGATTAATGCGCCTACCACAGGAGTTTACAAACTTGATTTGTATCATTTAGTAGATAATAATGACAGGTTTTTTGATATTTTAATTGATAATACAATCTCACGTAGACCTAATATTAGAGGTGTTGGAAATTGGAATGATGTTGGAATAACTTCATTTTATATCAATCTAACTGCTGGAAGTCATACTGTCAAATTTTCCAATAGCTATTGGTATGCACCAAATCTAGATAGGCTAGTTGTAACCATGGTTCCCAATGCCATATATTTAGAGGCAGAGAACGCTGCACTAGGAGGCGGTGCATCAGTTGAGAACGGTAGTTTGCTTTCTGGCGGAAAAGGTGTGGAAGGAAATGTACACGGATTGGCAGGCTGGGTAACATTTACTTTTAATGTGGCTACTGCAGGGCAGTACGCACTTGCAGCAGTTTACAATGGAGCTGGAGGCGGTAATGATGGTGACGGTGATAGATATTTTAAAATTATCGTAAACCAGCCTATCACAACAACGGCCGGAAAAATTGATGATACAGGAACTCAGTTCGGGATAAAAAAAGGTTCTGGTGGTAATGATGGAGTAGGAATACAGACGCAAAACATAACCTTGGTTGCTGGTGAAAATAAAATTACATTCTATTCTGATTGGTACGCTCCCAGATTGGACAAAATAGTCTTATATGGAGCGAATGTGCTTCCAGTAATTCTAACAAAATTTACCGCTAAAGCTACAAATACTGCAGCTGTTTTAAATTGGGCTACGGCTTCAGAAAAGAACAGCGATTATTTTGCGGTTATGCGCTCTGGTGATGGTGTAAATTTCTCGAAAATTGGAGAAGTTAAGGCGGCTGGAAACTCAAGCGAACTGAAAGAATATCAATTTAAAGACGCTTATCCATTAAATGGAACTAACTATTATAGGTTATATCAATATGATAACGATGCAACCTTGGATAAATCAGATATAAAAACTGTTTCATTTAATTTAGATGCGAACCAAAATCACGTTAGAGTTATCAATTTAGATCATGATAATGTTGCAATTGATATATATATTCCAACTGCTAAAAAAGGAAATGTGGTTATTGCAAATATTAACGGACAGAGAATAGCTAATGCAAATTTTGTTTTAGATAGTGGAAGAGCAAGAGTATCTCTACCAGTTAAAGGTGGAAAAGGTATTTATATTGCCATAGTAAATACTGAAGAAAAAACCATTAGAGAAAAGTTCCTTAAGCCATAA
- a CDS encoding SusC/RagA family TonB-linked outer membrane protein, with protein sequence MNFFLQKVVRLLKFGDRGVLLSKHYCLLFPLMLIAISANARQAEKLTVIGTVVDSAGEGIPAASVTSENKGKVGTQTDVNGKFILEVQVGAVIKIRSIGFIEKTVLVTATTKTISIILEDDKTGLNEVVITALGQSQKKEAIVGAVTTVRAGDLKIPASNLTNALAGKVSGIIGFQPSGQPGQDNSNFFIRGVTTFGYRKEPLILIDNVEMTPSDLARLQVDDIESFSVLKDASATALYGARGGNGVILVKTKEGKVGKAQINVRFENSVSQSANTLELADPITYMNLFNEATITRDPLMPRPYSANKILNTEATLKGLPGSNPYMYPAVDWLDMLFKKRTNTERTNVNVSGGGGVARYYIAGSFANDNGILKQDSRNNNNSNVNFKNYQLRSNININLTESTELVVRLSGNFNEYKGPMTSDASFSTDLFNLATHTSPVDFPAYYLPDAANINTKHILFGNEPQGVTRNLRFVNPYAQLLRGNKNFSESRMLAQLELNQGLGFVTEGLNFRSIFSTNRYARFESTLAYAPFYYNISSYDRLTNEYTLNWINSDPDQAREYLQYYGNDGNNVNKLNTFLYMQGSLDYNKSFGKGHNISAALVGTMQQLLDGTPNSEHNSILFNSLPFRNMTLAGRTTYSYKSKYYLEFNFGQNGSERFADNNRYGFFPTIGASWIVSSEKFYGNLVNVIDRLKLRASYGLVGNDAISNRRFFYLSEVNLNNGGNGATFGTNNQYTRDGVSISRYENRDVSWEVSKQLNLGAELTFLKDFRIIGEVFRNIKSDILQTRSDIPTTMGLEAGIDANIGKVESKGFELSIDGRRTINKNLWISTMGNITLAKNKFLQYEEPAYKEAYRYTTGQPLDRMRGFIAERLFVDDNEARNSPSQIFSTGGFAPMGGDIKYRDLNGDGVINFEDQAFIGYPTVPQLVYGFGLSSGYKGFDFSVFFQGQARVSFMIDPARTSPFIQSPDAYYTGNTQLIKAYADNHWSEDNQDLYALYPRLGINGAQIENNRQNSTWWLRDGSFLRLKSLEFGYSLPEKLLSRIKIKKMRIYFNGLNLITWSPFDMWDPELRGSGFNYPIQKVYNVGLNISL encoded by the coding sequence ATGAATTTTTTTTTACAAAAAGTAGTACGGCTTTTGAAATTTGGTGACCGTGGTGTTTTGTTATCTAAACACTACTGTTTACTATTTCCTCTCATGTTAATTGCTATTTCGGCTAATGCCCGGCAAGCTGAAAAATTAACTGTTATCGGGACGGTGGTGGATAGTGCAGGAGAAGGTATTCCGGCGGCATCTGTCACTTCGGAGAATAAAGGCAAAGTTGGCACCCAGACTGATGTTAACGGCAAATTTATCTTAGAAGTTCAAGTAGGTGCTGTTATAAAAATCAGAAGTATTGGTTTTATAGAAAAAACGGTACTGGTAACAGCAACAACCAAAACAATTAGCATTATTTTAGAAGACGATAAGACAGGCTTAAACGAGGTAGTTATTACTGCATTGGGCCAGAGTCAAAAAAAGGAAGCAATTGTTGGAGCCGTGACTACCGTGAGGGCGGGAGACTTAAAAATTCCTGCAAGTAACCTGACCAACGCTTTAGCAGGTAAAGTTTCAGGTATTATTGGTTTTCAACCAAGCGGACAGCCGGGCCAAGATAACTCTAACTTTTTTATCAGAGGTGTTACCACATTTGGTTATAGAAAAGAACCATTGATATTAATAGATAATGTGGAGATGACACCAAGTGACTTGGCAAGACTTCAAGTTGATGATATCGAAAGCTTTTCTGTATTAAAAGATGCCAGTGCTACTGCTTTGTATGGAGCAAGGGGCGGAAACGGAGTAATTCTAGTTAAAACCAAAGAAGGTAAAGTTGGTAAGGCTCAAATTAATGTGAGATTCGAAAATTCTGTTTCGCAATCTGCCAACACTTTAGAACTTGCAGATCCTATTACTTACATGAACCTATTTAACGAGGCAACCATAACTCGTGATCCGTTAATGCCTAGGCCTTATAGTGCAAACAAAATTTTAAATACAGAAGCAACTTTAAAGGGGCTTCCAGGAAGCAATCCATATATGTACCCAGCGGTAGATTGGCTGGATATGCTTTTCAAAAAAAGAACAAATACAGAAAGAACAAATGTTAATGTTTCTGGTGGCGGTGGTGTAGCCAGATATTACATTGCAGGATCATTTGCAAACGATAATGGGATTTTAAAACAAGATTCTAGAAATAATAACAATAGCAACGTTAATTTTAAAAACTATCAGCTTAGATCTAATATAAACATTAATCTTACAGAGAGCACCGAGTTGGTAGTGCGTTTGTCTGGGAACTTTAACGAATATAAGGGGCCTATGACAAGTGATGCTTCATTTTCTACAGACCTTTTCAATTTAGCAACACACACTAGTCCTGTAGATTTTCCCGCATATTATTTGCCAGATGCTGCTAATATCAATACCAAACATATTTTATTTGGTAACGAACCTCAAGGAGTAACTAGAAATTTAAGATTTGTTAACCCTTATGCGCAATTATTAAGAGGGAATAAGAATTTTTCTGAATCAAGAATGCTTGCGCAGCTTGAGTTGAATCAAGGTTTAGGTTTTGTTACCGAGGGCTTAAATTTTAGAAGTATTTTCAGTACAAATAGGTATGCTAGATTCGAATCTACTTTAGCTTATGCGCCATTTTATTACAACATAAGCTCTTATGATAGGCTTACCAATGAGTATACACTAAATTGGATCAACTCTGATCCAGATCAGGCAAGAGAATATTTACAGTACTACGGTAACGATGGTAACAACGTAAATAAGCTTAATACTTTCTTGTACATGCAAGGTTCACTAGATTATAATAAAAGCTTTGGAAAAGGTCATAATATTAGTGCAGCATTAGTAGGAACTATGCAGCAGCTTTTAGATGGAACGCCAAACAGTGAGCATAACTCTATTTTGTTTAACTCGCTTCCGTTTCGCAACATGACATTAGCTGGGCGTACCACTTATTCTTATAAAAGTAAATATTACCTTGAGTTTAACTTCGGACAAAATGGTTCAGAGCGTTTTGCTGACAATAACCGATATGGCTTTTTCCCTACCATTGGAGCATCATGGATAGTATCTAGCGAAAAGTTTTATGGTAATTTGGTTAACGTTATTGATCGCTTAAAATTAAGAGCTAGTTACGGATTAGTGGGTAATGATGCCATTAGCAATAGAAGGTTTTTTTACCTATCTGAGGTAAATCTTAATAATGGCGGTAATGGCGCAACATTTGGTACCAATAACCAGTATACTCGCGACGGTGTAAGTATCAGTAGGTACGAAAATCGCGATGTGAGCTGGGAAGTTTCTAAACAGTTAAATTTGGGAGCCGAATTAACATTTCTTAAAGATTTTAGGATTATAGGAGAAGTTTTTAGAAATATCAAATCAGATATTCTACAAACTCGTTCTGATATACCAACTACAATGGGTTTGGAAGCTGGTATAGATGCTAATATAGGAAAGGTAGAGTCTAAAGGATTTGAATTATCGATAGATGGAAGACGCACCATTAACAAAAACCTATGGATTTCTACGATGGGAAATATAACCCTAGCAAAAAACAAATTCTTACAATACGAAGAACCAGCATATAAGGAAGCCTACCGTTACACTACTGGCCAGCCATTAGATAGAATGCGTGGCTTTATTGCAGAGCGTTTATTTGTTGATGATAATGAAGCAAGAAATTCTCCTTCGCAAATATTTAGTACTGGCGGATTTGCTCCAATGGGTGGAGATATTAAATACCGTGATTTAAATGGCGATGGTGTAATTAATTTTGAAGATCAGGCTTTTATTGGCTATCCAACAGTGCCACAATTAGTGTATGGTTTTGGGCTTTCTTCGGGTTATAAAGGGTTCGATTTTTCGGTTTTCTTCCAAGGGCAGGCAAGAGTATCATTTATGATTGATCCGGCAAGAACAAGCCCCTTCATTCAAAGTCCTGATGCTTACTACACCGGAAATACACAGTTAATTAAGGCTTATGCAGATAACCATTGGTCTGAAGATAATCAGGATTTATACGCACTATATCCTAGGCTTGGTATTAATGGCGCTCAAATTGAAAACAACAGACAGAATAGTACCTGGTGG